The genomic segment ACAAACACCAAAAGTATGAAACCAACATTTTCTTTTACCTGCTTGACTGATGTCAAATGGTTTTGGCTGGCTGTCCATATTTAGAGTTGATGGCACATCTGCTTTGGTGTCTTCTTTCTGTATGATGAAACACATACAATTCATCAGAcataaatatttgcaaagaagCCGCTAAACTAAAAAGCATTTAAACCTTActatcttttcctgctgcttgagTTTTGATGTAGCATGTACGTAGTAATACAAGCATCTACTTCTTATGATATTCTCTGTATACAGAGGTGTATCACATTTTCAGTTCACATGAATATATATATCCTAGATGTTGTACAAGCCCACACCCTGTCTCCTTCTCCTGCTCCTGGGGAAGTTTACATTTTAACCCGCTGTCGGCTGAGATTTCAGGGTTGTTACCTGGTGGCAAAGGTGCAAGCCTCTCTCATCTCTCTGTGACTGTCATTGACaccaattttggaagctaagGACCAGTCTTTTTCCCCACACTGTCCCATTTAGAATGTTGCCTAATTGTTTATTTCAATACTAGCATCCTGAGCTTTACCCAGCCTGGTGCCTTCCTCACATCCGGTACTAGACTGCCTTTTAACCCTCATGATTCATCAGGGTGATTTGAGCTGGGGTTTTGGCTTtttaaagtaggaaaaatcatttTAGAGAACATGTGGCAAGAATGGAGATTTAAAACAGCTAAATTCTTTCCTTATTGTTTCCTCAAGTCCTTTGGGCAGACAGCTGCAGAAACAATAGTTAATGGACCCAGTTGAGACCCTCACCTTGCCATTTATCCTTAGAAGGATTACACAGaccttacaaatacagtggtgcctcgcattataacgttaattcattccagcaaaatcactgtagaacgaaaacgttgtaatgcgaaataaaaaagtgcatagaaacacattaaaacccaattaatgcgttcctgggcttgaaactcaccatccagcgatgATCCTCCATATCGTGACCATTTTCgttgcccgtgcagcgaggaatccgtcccagaaaacagcggggagccatttttttttttacccagtggccattttgaaaccgctggtcagctggccgaaaatcgtcattttgcgagaatcggttcccgaagcagggaaccgatcatcgcaaagtgaaattccctcatttaaaccatcgtaaagcgattggtttttgcgattgcaaaaagttcatcgtaatgcgatttcggcattaaatggggcgctcgtcctgcgaggcaccactgtatcaaccaGTCCATATGATGTGCATTCTTGTTTTACAGCAAACAAAAGAGTCCTGGAATATCTTAAAGACTAAACACTTCTTTCCCTATAAACATTTGGGAAATGCAGTAAAATTATTTGGTTGAATGAAGTATAACTTTTTTGCTTTGCAACACTTAATATCATTTTATATTTGCTTGCCTTTTATCTATTTGAGTGTTAGCATTGCTAGAAAAATCTCCACATCAAACCATCAGAATCTTAAGAAAATAgtaatacgagggggtgctgataagtattgagcctttcccagaaaaaaactgagctaggaagcCATAAATTgcgggtgtattggccaatttgtctgtattcaacggtgaaaaaatcaactacctatgattttaacttgtctttcatgttcaggtccaaagtgaacacaGCAGCACCTctagaaaagttcaatgtggaagagcataggaccataatcaagttcctgtttctccaagggaaaggtgcaaagcacatccatgatgaaatgtcacaaactgggtgacagtggcccttcatatgcaatagttaaatgttgggttgtcgattttaaaattggccatttcggtgttgaaagtgagaaacccagtggaaggcctgtttctgtctctgtgcctgcaaatgtgaaagccatccatgacatgatcatggaggatcACCGAACATCAGCCAAAactattgctatatatctgagaatatcacatgagagagttggtgctgttatccacaacgacttggaaatgagaaagctggcagcaaagtggatccccaaacttgggacaaccaaacaaaagaggaaacgtgtgaagtcatcagtggctgttttggaacattttgcaagaaatgagtcagatttcctgggcaaactggtaaatGGTGacgagacatggatctactgttatgattctgagacaaaggaacagtctaaggaatggaggcacagtggttcccccaggccaaaagAAGTttcgagtgcaaaggttggtacagaagcaaatggcaacagtttttttttggcataagaagggagttctgctggtggactacctccaacagggttcaaccaccaatgcaaaatattactgtgctttattgacgaagttgaggcaaaacatcaaggaaaaacattgaggaaagctctccaaaggtgtcatcctgttgcatgacaacacctcgtcacacactgcaggtgaaacaatgtcAGGCTTTGAAGTGATGTCCCATCCACcttattctcccaacctggctccttctgactattatctgtcccccaaactcaaaaagcacctaaagggacaacgatttgggagtgttctggaggcaactaatgctgcaaatgagtggttacaccagcagtcagaataattttatttgcagggactgcaggacagatgtcacaagtgcattgacttcctgggggaatatgtagagtagtgtggcagttacagcttcctagctcaattttttctgggaaagctcaatacttatcagcacccccttgtaggAGGCAATTTAAAGATCTTCTATATATTACATGCAGCTCCCCCTCCACTCCCTAACCTATAGAAAATCAGATTGAGAGGCTGAAGTTGAGAGCTGAAAAGCAAAAAGGCAAGAAAACTGACTTTTTCCAGTCTTGCAGTTTGGCTATTCAACATCATCCACCAGATGTTTTCCCACCCAGAAGAGTAGAAGCTATTGTGTGTCATTATATGTTCTGGCCCTGAGgtagaaggcaaagaaaataaatttttgCCTCTAGTCTTGCAAGTAAGAACAGGCAACTATGCTCACTAGATAGTGCTGGACTGTGATTTCCACCTGCTCTATTTAgtaggggaaaggaaaggcttgACAGATgcataattctgttgttttttgcTGTTACATTGCCCATAttcacatacatttggtttgatATGTCACAAACATGGGACATAGACGAGTGAGTTATGACCCTTCCAGGAAGGCTAAGATTGGATATTCAGTTATACTGCAGCTAAGAAATTTCTGGGAGAACTGGATAAAGtgtaaattaaacaataaaattcTGCATATCTTCTTCTCCTTACCTTGACCTCCAGTGTCTCgctttttcttgtccttttcattATTTCATCTATTCTCTGTAGTAGGAAAAAAAGTCGTATTTACTAGTTTTTGCCTTGGTTCCCTAGAAGTGTAACTGAAACTGCAATAATACACAGTAGAGAAGAAATATCTCCCCTTTTTACAAATCTTTATTGAACGCAAATTGTTCTATAAAcatgccaaatctagaataagGTGGAAAAACCCCCACTGTGCAGCCATGTAAATTAAAGTTGCAGTCATCACACTGTAGGCCTGGATCATCACTTTTAGTATCTTCTAATGGGATACTCCTTTTAGTTTTAATTTAATGGAGGAGATCATGCAGTGAATTCTCACTAGCTAGTTTGGTGTAGTCATCAGAGTTTTGGATTaggaatccctactcagccatgaaactcactgggtcaGAAGTCACAATTCACATACTCTCAACCTCACAGAGTTCTTATGAGAATAAAGTAGAGAAGAGAAGAACCATTTATACTACTTTGATCTCATCAGAGGAAATGTGGACTGCAAGTAAGTAAGTTGAGCATCATGTTAGATGTGGTTATCACACAACTAATTTTCTataactttgtttttattttagactGTCCAGgtatattaataataattctgtgctgtcaagtcaactttgACTTATGgaaacacttttcagggttttctaggcagaacaTAGTCATAAGTGGTTCACCAtcaccttcttctgggggcatcctagggcTGTGCTTTCCCAAGGCACACTGGGTAGCTcttctgggaattgaactccttacctctagctccacagccagatacgcaactcactgagctatccaggaataTTACAGTTCTACTAATCATGATATATGATGAAGTCACAAATTAATAGGATGAACCCAAGCACCATGCTACCACTTATTACAGAATTTTGGAGATAAATACAAAACTGCCAATCGCTGTGAACGGAGTTCATCACAACAAGTTGAGCTAGATAGTCCAGGTCTTTTCTTGTCTAGGGATTGTTTGCTCAGAGACAGGTTTCCTGTATTCATGGAAATAAACAGAAGTAAAAAATACCTTCAGAACTTGATATGAACAAACTTTCTACCTTCTTTCGCTCCAGTCTTTCCTGCTCAATCTGCTGCATAATTTGTTCTCTTTCTAGTCGTAGATGTTCAGCCGCCTCCCGGGCCTttgcttctgctgcttctttctGATTAAACATAAGTAACACAGAACTTACCTGTTTAACctctcatgctctctctctctctctctctctcaccaacacagacacacatatgcacaaacatacacagacaccatatatttaaaaagcttCCCTTTTCAAAGCTAGGCACAGTCAGAGAAGACTTTTAGTTATTGTCCACAGGCAAATTATCAGACTCCAGAGGGTATAAGCGGACAGCCTTATTCTGTACACCTGAAACATGGTTCAAACTTTCTGCTAGCAGTTTCTGTGGACTTGGGAGAGGAGGAGATAGTTGTGAACACCAGTACTGAGcgacttacagtggacccttgacttacagacggcttgacttacagactttttgagttacagacttctctggccgcaaaatttaggtttgacttgcagcctgagaattgacttacagaccagaaaaaaaccaaaatggaacaaaaacgacctgttacaggattaatctgttttcaatgcactgtaggtcaatggagacttgacttacagactttttgacttgagaaccgccttccaatacggattaagttctcaagtcaagaccccactgtagtcagcTCATTTTCCCCATGTGGGTCTGCTAGATTGTGTAGAAGTCACGGCAGAAGTGCCACCAATTCTCACAGATATGGCAACGaaagaacacaggaagctgccaaATGCACACTGGCCCATCTAGCTCCCTGGCACCAACTCTGCAGGTTTTTTCACAGCCCTACCTGGGCTGCCAGAGACTGAACCTGGGACACGGAGTAAGTAAAGTATGGGCTGAGCCATTGAACAACAGGCACTCTTCCCTTCACAGCCTACCTGTTTTTACAACCACTCAGGCTTACAACCAGTTCTCCAGTGCTGGGAATCCCCTTTCTCAGTCTTTGTTTCATTCTGCCGCCAAACCAGGCAGAACCAATGCTGGAGCTCAAAGAAGCCAGGAGTAATACAgaagcttttatttgtttttttcaccAAGCCGGCAGCAATGCTCCTGCTCTTCCGGCTAGTTCCTGCCTGCTTCTGCCTTTAAGCTCCTCACTAtcgttaagtgaggagtgcctgttcCTCTATGACCCGCTGGATGCATGCAGGAACAGAATGTAAACCTTATATAAACAGCATTGATGTTCCATCCTATCAGTCAATTTGAGCCAACAAGCATGCTAAACCAAAGAAGTTAAAGTAATGTTACATGGGTAACATTTCAGCATGTACACCAAAGGCATTAAACATAGGCAGTAGAACTTTAATGCCTTCTATACAATATGGTGTCAGTTTAATAATGTTGCACTTCAGCTCAGTGGTAAAGAATACTCTTTCCAGACCAGGCAGCCCAAGATTTAGGCCAGTATCCTTTTGGATTCTATCACATGCGGAGGCAAAGCCATGGAAGTGGCCATGAATATCTGGCAAGATGCCAGGTTCAGGCCCATGGCACAACGAACACCTCAGCTGCTAGTGCAGCTTCAGCTCTGGGTATGGTAAAACCCGAGGGGATACTACCCTTGATCTTCAGTACCTCTCAAAAAAATTGCCATAGGTGGCAGGGCTTGGAAAGTTTTACGCACAATACTCTTGATGGACAGTACTAGTTTAGATGAACAAATGGTCCACTTAGTACAAGCCAGATCTGTAAGTTTATCTAAGAAAGAAGGAATCTAAAGATGAAATAGGCACTACAGCGGCATCTCTATAGTTGCTGCTTTTTCATAAAAGTATACATTATTCTAGGGGATTAGGCTGCATCTTAAGAAAAGGTGCACAACCAGAACGCTTCTGAATGATGTATGGTTTTGTGCTTCCAAAAGGACATACTTGTGATTCAATCATAGCTTGCAGTTTCTTTTCTTGCTCGTTCCTTAGCATACAttcttcttcagctcttcttttagcctcctcttctgctcttttcctagcttcttcctcttcacgctgtcttttttcctcttttttacgGGTCTCCTCCTCTATCCGAGCCCTCTcttcttctgcctttcttttcaGCTCCTCTCTCTCTAGCCTTCAAAGACAAAAgagaatttcttttttatatgTTCCCAAATACGGTGATCCAGTACATGCACAAGAATGGACCAGAGTTTAAAAATACTTATGGATATGAAACACAGTTAGTCTGCATCTGACAGAAGGTGAATCTTCATGATGACCAATCTAAGAGTACACTGTTATTAATGGGGAATGTGGAGTACCTTTCACGTTCTTCTCTctcctgtctttctttttcctcctgttctTTCTGGAGACGAGCCTGACGTCTCTTCTCTGCTAGAATTCTTGTAGCTTCCTCAGCATCAGTCGTTCCTGCTGCAGATTTCCCTAATGAAATTTATTATGATTACATTATTGGACAAAGTTGACAGGAATCTTAAGGACAAGTGCATTCAGTAAGACCCTGAATGTTTCTTCTTCCAGGCAACACAACTTCAGAAGGAGTTACATGTATGCCCAACTCTTCTGTTGAAAACTACTCAAAAGGGATGATTTGGCACTAAAAATGAGAGAGAGGTGCTTACTGTTGTTTCTCCTATTCTGCAAAGTTCCAGAGGTGGGACAGGcaactatgaccctccagatgttactggactacagctcccataagccCTAGCCAGCAAGACAAGAGTGAGAGATTAGGGAGAATCCAATCCAACATCTCGAGGGCCATCTTTGCCAATTCTGCAATAGACTCTGTAGAGAAGTTGCAGAGGAAAAAGCCTTTTGCCACTCCTCTGTCTATGCTACCTCTTCTGATGACCCTTTGCTTAGTTTTGTCACTGTATTCCAAACTTTGCTACTTCTTAACTTTAGAAGTAGCCACTGCTAGAACTGTATTcattattttacatatacagtaataCTGTATACAGTTCAGGCTTTAAAGATGGGGTGAGCAAAGTGCAGacctctggatgttgttggattgcaacctACAGCATTTCTTATTATTGGCCATGCCAGTAATTACAGCTGTGATCTTACAACATGTAGAGGGCCACATTTTACCTACTCACCCCTTCCTTCAAATACTAAGACCTTTACAATTCACACTGTTTTCATAAAGCagggtacagtggtacctcgcacaacaatgttaattggttccaaaaaaaaaaaaaaaaacgttctgtgaaacatcgttctgtgaaacaccatttcccataggaatgcattgaaaaccggttaaaccgttccaattggaatggattgccatccttaagcgaaaatccccataggaaacatcgttgagggaaacgtggttccccaattgaaatgcattgaagccctcaatgcatttgaatgggtttgcgaagtcccttttcactcctgtaaaagtgccttaaactgtttgaaaagtgttttaaatgcttgcaatcgttagcccacctcctgaaacctatgcaaacttaatttggtgttgttctgagtcttcgttaatttttggtgattttttgttttctccattgaaagctattggacggaccgtccaatggctttcaatggagaaaacaaaaaatcaccaaaaattaacgaagactcagaacaacaccaaattaagtttgcatacgtttcacaagctggactatcgatgccaagcatttaaaacaggtttcaaacagcttaaggcacttttacaggagcgaaaagggacatcgttgtgcgaaaattccccataggaaacatcgttgtatgaggcggcaaatttttcaggaaaagccatcattatgtgaatttatcgttgtgtgaggcactcgttgtgcgaggcaccactgtacaatgttgTATTTAGAGAAGGTTGTGCTGCAGCGGCATAAAGAGACAAGACAATAACAATGTTTGGCTCTTATTTTGCTTAGCAGTGAGTCTTTCCAGGGCAGTCTAGCTCTGTGATGAGTTATAGAAAGAAAATACTGGGAAAGAAACTCTATGTGAATAACACAGTATGGATTGGCAGCTCATTTTCTTTGCTATAGGGATGAAATTGCTAAAGCTGCAATTTCTATcatcagatattttaaaaaatactgcgcAGAAgtaaagaaccaaaaaaagacaCACCTTCACTGCTTTCAGTCTTCCCTGAAGAAAGCGCTGACTTTTCCACAGTAGACTGGGTTACAGTCTCTTCAGCAGGTGATGCTTGAGGTTTCTGGTTAGTATTCTCCCTCTGGTTATCTTTATGTTTTTCTACCCTTTTTTTGGGTGTTTCTTGATTGAGATTTGAAGTGGTGCGATGCTTGACAGGAGAAGCTGGATACTGTTTAGGAGTTTTAGGAGACTGAGGATAGGTCTTTGTTATTGTCctaaaaacatttcaaatgaataatttaacACTGTACTTTGAAGAAAATCCAGGACACACACAAATTTATCTTAACCTTGATGACTGCTCTTCTTCCCTCTCACATCAAGTAAGGAATGAAACAATAATTACGATTGAAACACAAAATGAAGATTACATTTGCAGAGCTGCCAGCTCTCAGACAGAAACAGGAccataaaagggcaaaataaaaataattaaattggaCAGATCGCATGCTAGCATAAAATTAACCtggttttaaaaacagagagagagagagagagagagagagagagagtatttgtGAAAACTGGAATTAATGGTAATTTGTTTGGGATATTTTCAGGAAAATACACTGAAATCATTTCACCTTGTTTGGGAGGGTCACATGAAAATAGTTAAAGAATTGTCTATGACACATACTCCAGGTTCATATCAATGCAGATGTATTACAAAATGTGGTCCATCTGAAGAAGCAGACTGCTGCTCTTTAAAGCTTATCTCAAATAAAACCCTAAActgtttgggacctcaatatttggcagaccatcttctcccacccagatctacccaaatcgcctgtcattgccagcagggacagctgaggggtctgacgctgagagaggctcggaaggaaaaaactagaaactgggccttctcggcggtggccccttggctgtggaatgcccttccagcagaaattcggctggcaccctcgctgggtgtttttaaaaaacagttaaaaacttggctatttaagcaggccttccctatTTAAAGCCCGGAAAGGCTTTGCATGGAACAGGAGCTTACAGATTGTGTTGATTTTGCACACACGTGAAAGCtgttgcaccagagcacaggagTAAGATTTACATTTGGATCTGCTTAACCTGCTTTGGTCCTATCCATGCCCTTAGTCTCACAACTGAAGCACACCTTCCAGATTCCACCAAAATTAGATGCGACCCCTGTTTCCTATCCCTGCTTTAAGGCAACCTTCCCCAATCTAGCTCCATCAAGATGTCTTAGATTATATGTCACAGCTCACTGGTGATGTTGATTTCAGGTGAGCTGTAGGAGTTCcagcccaacacatctggagggcaccatgaTGGAGAAGACTGGTTTAGGAAATATTCTGAAGTAGCAGGTATGTAGTTGGACACTTTGATTttgagatttttctctttttaactaCTTCTCACTTCCCTCTCCCCAACATCACTGGATCACAACCTTGAgtatcccaggtgttcttggactacaatttccagaagtcTTTACTGCCAGCTATGCTgttcagggtttctgggagttgcaatccaagaacaccagggtgacctaaggttgggaaccactgccatacagCACACAGCTTTGAACAGGGGCGTGTAACCTCTCATCTTAAACCACAAACTAAATTGTTTTGCTTTTAGTCTGCAAGCTCCTCAACCTTGGTAAAACATGGAAGCAACGTGGGatgcaacaataaacaatttcccTTGTTCCTTAGAAGGTCCAGACAACAGCCTAACACCTGCATTCCTGCTCACCATATCGAACAATATGAAAAGTAAAACACACCAAGTGTTTGGTGCAGAATGCAAGTGATATTCCACCAGGACTATCTTTCTGCAAGGGTCTCCTGCTTATTGCTTCTATAGGCTTCCCCACTCTCTCCAAGTTGAAAGCAAATGTCAATATCCCATGGTAGATAAAGACAAGAGAGGAAGCTAGCAATATATGAATCCTGCACCTTTCTAACATATAATGAATCTCTCTTGAAGGACCAATGAAAATTCACAAAATATTCTTACTTAGGAGTTGCTGGTGAAGCTGATCGTTTAGACAGGGTTGCAGGAGAATCAGATCTTCGGAGAGGAGATCCCAAACCAGATGATGTGCCAGGTGTCGTGGgccgtttttctttctttttcttctcattcttaaaaaaaggaaaagaatcactaagtatctgttaaaatGTTATGTTAGTGGCAAATAAATTTATCATAGAGTATGGCATATAACATTGCAAGATATTTAACAGGCTTTGGTCAGGTGCACTTCAGTTGAGTTTGCTCAGGATGTGGTTATTGCGTATGTGTGTATACATTTCCGAACATGCACCCTTTCCGAACATGCACAACACAGGTTTCATAAAGAAGGGGCCTTATGGAC from the Pogona vitticeps strain Pit_001003342236 chromosome 3, PviZW2.1, whole genome shotgun sequence genome contains:
- the MAP7D2 gene encoding MAP7 domain-containing protein 2 isoform X18, which produces MMRRSMERSQQLEQKQKRWSWGGALAAGSGDRDACDKLSVSTMNLPKQMESPINKRLSSSTATITYSPDRDRAHRMHLSPMENFIISRLLTPTQASLARSRSTLMLSEPYNDPAPASPLKSPYKPSPTRSMEKKKAASASTSDAMKGATAADVSQNEKKKKEKRPTTPGTSSGLGSPLRRSDSPATLSKRSASPATPKTITKTYPQSPKTPKQYPASPVKHRTTSNLNQETPKKRVEKHKDNQRENTNQKPQASPAEETVTQSTVEKSALSSGKTESSEGKSAAGTTDAEEATRILAEKRRQARLQKEQEEKERQEREERERLEREELKRKAEEERARIEEETRKKEEKRQREEEEARKRAEEEAKRRAEEECMLRNEQEKKLQAMIESQKEAAEAKAREAAEHLRLEREQIMQQIEQERLERKKRIDEIMKRTRKSETLEVKKEDTKADVPSTLNMDSQPKPFDISQAEMNGLANCKEDKGLPSAVPDSFPRDVFSNGFKPFMGLIQLDAVDGKSNSMDDSTDEVQSMDVSPASKEELISIPEFSPLNEMMPGVSLDQNGSNNGKALEELLDFTGQATYPKLSSESISIDDCNKNLIDGFNSPGQETTLNTFC
- the MAP7D2 gene encoding MAP7 domain-containing protein 2 isoform X17, whose product is MMRRSMERSQQLEQKQKRWSWGGALAAGSGDRDACDKLSVSTMNLPKQMESPINKRLSSSTATITYSPDRDRAHRMHLSPMENFIISRLLTPTQASLARSRSTLMLSEPYNDPVFHICPRVAPASPLKSPYKPSPTRSMEKKKAASASTSDAMKGATAADVSQNEKKKKEKRPTTPGTSSGLGSPLRRSDSPATLSKRSASPATPKTITKTYPQSPKTPKQYPASPVKHRTTSNLNQETPKKRVEKHKDNQRENTNQKPQASPAEETVTQSTVEKSALSSGKTESSEGKSAAGTTDAEEATRILAEKRRQARLQKEQEEKERQEREERERLEREELKRKAEEERARIEEETRKKEEKRQREEEEARKRAEEEAKRRAEEECMLRNEQEKKLQAMIESQKEAAEAKAREAAEHLRLEREQIMQQIEQERLERKKRIDEIMKRTRKSETLEVKKEDTKADVPSTLNMDSQPKPFDISQAEMNGLANCKEDKGLPSAVPDSFPRDVFSNGFKPFMGLIQLDAVDGKSNSMDDSTDEVQSMDVSPASKEELISIPEFSPLNEMMPGVSLDQNGSNNGKALEELLDFTGQATYPKLSSESISIDDCNKNLIDGFNSPGQETTLNTFC
- the MAP7D2 gene encoding MAP7 domain-containing protein 2 isoform X19, whose translation is MMRRSMERSQQLEQKQKRWSWGGALAAGSGDRDGESENTPPPLGLAANTLPDSAASTAAADPSNACDKLSVSTMNLPKQMESPINKRLSSSTATITYSPDRDRVFHICPRVAPASPLKSPYKPSPTRSMEKKKAASASTSDAMKGATAADVSQNEKKKKEKRPTTPGTSSGLGSPLRRSDSPATLSKRSASPATPKTITKTYPQSPKTPKQYPASPVKHRTTSNLNQETPKKRVEKHKDNQRENTNQKPQASPAEETVTQSTVEKSALSSGKTESSEGKSAAGTTDAEEATRILAEKRRQARLQKEQEEKERQEREERERLEREELKRKAEEERARIEEETRKKEEKRQREEEEARKRAEEEAKRRAEEECMLRNEQEKKLQAMIESQKEAAEAKAREAAEHLRLEREQIMQQIEQERLERKKRIDEIMKRTRKSETLEVKKEDTKADVPSTLNMDSQPKPFDISQAEMNGLANCKEDKGLPSAVPDSFPRDVFSNGFKPFMGLIQLDAVDGKSNSMDDSTDEVQSMDVSPASKEELISIPEFSPLNEMMPGVSLDQNGSNNGKALEELLDFTGQATYPKLSSESISIDDCNKNLIDGFNSPGQETTLNTFC